agaaaatgaaaatgttccagctatgctgaaaaaagCTGTATCACctatcactactagaaaaaagaccttagacatcggtttttaaccgatgtctatgtaaaaaatgtatgatgtcttcgcgactgatgttaaatgtattttctcatagacatcggttaaaaaccgatgtctatgtaatattacacatcgtttctgaaaaatttctgatgtctaattcacattgatgttatataattgtttaatgtcaagttcagaaatgtaatattaggacgattaggcctgtttaaaactataacacacaatcaatatttataaaataacatcgtttaaaaataaaaaactgatgtctatatcTTATTAGACATCGATCATTTTCTAAGTACCCGATGTCAATGTTGATAATAGACATCGATCATTTTCTAAGTACCCAATGTCAATGTTGAtaatagacatcggttgtttTCTAAAAAACCGATGTTAGTATGATAAATAGACATCGGGTGTTTAATTTTAAATCGATGTTATTACCCTATTTTCATGTGCTAATATTCCTTTATTAACAtcgaatattttatttttctgatgTCTTTGTGATTTTAAGACATTGCTTTTATATGTGTACACTGATGTTATTTATggttttttaacatcggttctaaTAACAATGTGATGTCTGTTTCTATTATAATTAAACTGAGCATCTCTGTTTTTGCATGAACCAGAAAACTCCATATGGTAAAATCCAATCAACCAACAATTTTCCATCCAACCAACCAACAATTTTCACCCCATCAACCAACAATTAACCCAGATTCAACCAACAACAGTTTTTATCCAATCAACAACCTAAAACATCTACTAGAAAATTCAGAACATCTACATTAACCAACCAACAACAAATATATAGCGAAAATAGTTCTAACACATTGTCAAACATGCATCTTACAAATTCGATTATCAAGTACATTATGAAACCAGAATTTACAGTAGCGAGGCAAGGAAATTTACAATCTACATTTTGTCTTGAATGAAGTCGATAACATCACAGCGAACCTGATCTAGCTCCTCTAGAGTGTAAGACTTGCGAGTCTTGGTCGCCCACTAAAAATTGAGTAAACCGAAAAGGGAAATCATAAAAAAATGCATCTAAAATGCCACATTCAGTCATACAAAAATGAATGTACGGACCTTAGAAGTAAAAGAAATTTCCCTGTCCTCAATAATTTCCTTCATGTACCTCATGACCACATAACCACATTCAACCCCACCAGGCTGTTTCGGGGATCCCTGTTAAGATAAAAAAAACTGGCTTTACAAACTGATTAAATCAAGATTACTGTCGTactataaaaattataatataaattactTACTACAAGATTATTGATTTTAGGAGCTTTGTTACCCCTTCCTGTTTGAGAATTAACTTGTTTTATTGTCCTGCATATTATAATGACACGGTGTCAAGAGTCATATTTCGAATACAAGAAATAAATGAAAACAACCTAAAAAATAAAAAGGAATAATGTTACTCTGATAAAGATTTTTCTAAATCATCAAAATGAGTTGGATGAGGCAAAGGATTGAGAATGTAAATGTCGCCATCCCATATTACGACCAGAATCCAGTGACAACTGTATTATTATAAATTTACACAAGTCAGATATTTTAAAAAATAGCCTAAAAACCTAAAAGAAAATTAAATTAATAGATTACAATATGCATTTAAAAATACTTACTGATGATTATGTGGCAGGAAGAATATGTGATTTTGATTACCCTCTTTCAACCGACTACCAACATTTCGTTGAAAATCAACATTCAAATTAAAGTTGGCGCCAGGATCAAAAAATCCATACAGGACCACATCATCATTCTTGCGAACCCTCTTAATTGTACTATGCAAGTGCCTATACATATGTGGGAGAAATTAAAATTACTAGCAGACCAGTTGTGCGATAATTCAAACAGGACCTATAACCACGAAAATAAATTACTTACGCCATATACGCAGATATCGCAGCTTGTCCAATCATGTCAAACTCTAACAATGCTTTTAAATTCTCATGCAATATATATATTGTCTTCTCAACTCCAAACACATCGGAATCACATGGAATAGGGATCGATTCCCCGCTGGCTTTCATAAATGTCGTAGCATGTTTGTACAATACCTTGTATTGGCATGGCACTTTCTTGCTGACCTTGACGTGAGTGAACTCTtgttgaattttatgcacctcacCCTTGTTCTTTGACTGCGACAcatctcttttctttttctacaAAAAAATGAAAGAATATAAGTAGACATTTATTCACCTAATTAACCCCTATTTTTCAACTTTTATACAACTTTAGCAACCAACAAGCACATGTAAATACCACAATTGTCCGTAGGCTGATTAAATTTTGAGGCCATGCCAAGTGTGAACCAACGGCTTCACGAACATGTTCAATTTCACCAGGTATAGGCACGGGAACTAAAGCATCTGGTTGGATATGTCCATCAACCGACACACGAGCATGTCCAGGCTTCAGGGGCACTCCATGAACCGAAACATTCATTTCATCATCTTTGAAAACAGTACCAAAAGCAACCTTATTTTCGATGCTATCCACCGAAAGCTCACAAATTTGTGGACCCTATAATTGTAAggagtaaattatataattactctACAATTTGAAGAACCGTATAATTACAATAATATTTGTGAAATATACCTTCTTTTCTGATGGAGGGGGTTGATcattagcaagacaatcatcaTTCACCAATATTTCTTTTGCTTTTGGTTCTCCTTCAACTGGTTGGCAACTTGCTCTCTCCGAAAAATTCGGAGACTGCTGATTAGATCCTGTAAACAATGACTTGAGCTCAGCCATTTCCCGCCTTGTTCTTACCAACTCCTCCTGTAGCACTCTATCACGGGCCAACAACTCCGCCTTGGTAATTGCAGGTTTTCTCTCTTTCGGCAGATTAAAGAACATTTTTGGGGTGACAAAACCTCCAACTCCTCGAACCCTGCCTGAATGCTCAGGAGTTCCGAGTGTCGTAGTCAACACATCATCAGTTCCAGATGGTACGAATTCACCCTTCTCCTTCTTTTCAAGTAATTCATCCTAATGCAGATATGAATACACATCAGATcttagggacatattatgaataATAAAGGAATAAACAGATTTCTCATTATAATCTATTTTTCTCGATTAAATGCagtttttttcataatttttactTACAATTCTGGCAAATACTgcttctttatcttcatcaagTTCCTCATCATCTAGCTTTGACTTTCGAGCCTTTTTCCAAAATATTGCCCGATCTGGTTTCTCCTCGGGCTTTAGTTTGCCTTTCTTTATCTGTTTAAGTTGAGAAAAAATTAAAAGGTGCTTTATTTTTTGAAGATGAGAAAAAATTATAGCTAGGTTCTTACTTCATCCTCTTGTAAACCAATGTAACCCTTCCTTGACAAACGATGATGATATTTTCGATTACGCACTCTTTCGCTCTACAGGGTGCGTAGTTTCTGCATCATACAACGAATAATTATATCCAAGTAAATATTCTAAATCTAAAAAGGGTACACTGGCAAAGAAAATGCATCCATACCAGCCACTTATCACCTGTCCTCTGCGCGATAAATCTCGTCCAAGCTTCTTGACCCACAAACCGATAATTTTTTGGAGCCCTCTTCAGTTTCTTCTTTTTTTCAGCATATGGCATCACGTGTTTAGTTGTTAAATCAGTTTTAAACTGTCTCCACTTCTCTCCTGTAGACTTAAGCACCATAGCCTCACTTTCTGGAGCAACTTTAAATGTACCCTATGGACAATAAAATACACAAGTTTATAAGGCTTAGATAGTAGTACTAAAAATAAGTTGTGTGTGTCAACTATAATTTAATACCTTAATATCAAGCCATAATTTATCTTTCAATTCCCGATCCACATTTGGCCAGCTGTCAATGTCGATAGGAATCATAGTTCTTGCCAGGTGCCCTATGTAGGACTGTAAGGTACACCTAGTATCTCCGACAGGAACTCCAAACTCATTGTATCTGATTTTAAATCTCTTGCCCTGGGCCTTCCTTACCAATACTTTTTTAAGAGAGGAAACACCTCGTGCAGCTCCCAACCTTCTTTTCGCAGAATTAGAATTAGTTGTTGTTTCTTGTTTAGAATGTTGCTTTTCAGTTTGAGGTTCACTTGGTGCTTGTCCATCCTAATCACAGTGCTCTTCAACCTCCTAATCACAATGTTCTTCGACCTCTTTAACTTTTTTAGATTTGCTTTTGTTGGTTCTCTTTTTCTTTGCCATTTTTGTCCTTCACTCTGAATAATAAAACAAGAAATAATTAGTCACTGAATAAATGAAACTCTACATGAATTAAAATACATTCAAAATTACATATGCATGAATAAAAATGCATTCAAAATTACAACTGGAAAATTTCAAAACaaatacaaaaataaaatacaaaaaaattataaaagaaaGATTACAAAAGAAAAATGCATTAGTCACTATAATTCATTTACTCAAAAAAATTACAAAGGAAAATTAAATATGCTGATTAAATTATAACAAGCAAAAAGTACAGAGAGCTAAATTAACAGGATCATTTTTTAACCCAAATTCACTCAACATTAGGCCTAATACTATGCGCAACGTCTTCATTGGTCACATCAAAAGCAGGGATGTTAGAGCAGAAGGGAGGATGTTCCATGATCGTGTCACCCAAATCATCGTCGTTATACAACTCTTGATAGTCTCTAGTTGTGGAAGTTAACACGATCGACCAAGTAGGATCAACCGGATCTTTAATGTAAAACACCTGGTTGACTTGGTCAACAGAGACATATTTATCCTTCTTATGGCCTTGTCGATTGAAATCCACAAGTGTGAAGCCAAGATCGTCGATCTTTATGCCTTTATCATTCTCTGCCCATTTACACAAGAAGAGTGGAGCTTTGAACTCATGGTAATCCAACTCCCATACTTCCAAGATTATGCCATAAAAGGTCATATCACTCTCAATGGGGTTTAAATCTTTCGCACTGGACACCTGGACTGCCTTAGCAACCACAGAAACTCCACTGTTTTGAACAACTCGCGCATCATCTCGGTCTTTCGTAAAGTATCGGACTCCATTGACTGAAAAACCTTgataagttaaaacagaaaatgATGGTTTTCCAGCGAGCCATCGTATCGTCTCTGAAACAGCATCGGGATTTCCCTTCATTTCACTACTTACCTAtacataatattatataataaaaaaatccATCAGTTGCAAACTACAACTAACAACTATTTAAGTAGACAATACATAAAACCTACTTTTTTTTCAAACCAATCGGCAAATAGCCGATTGTGCTCTCCCACGAGCCAATGAACACTTTTTTTCTTCCCTCGATAAATTTCATCCAAATACTCCTTGTGCATTCTGAGAATATGCATAAATATTAGAAATAAcccacaaaaattacatcttCAAACAAATAGaacaagttaataaaataaacgtaCACGATATAGGAATACACTTCATCATTGTTTTGAAGGACATGCAGATGAGCCTCATCTCGCTCTTTTTCTTCCACGACCTTTATTATCGCGGCAGATAATGGACCAGATTGCTTGCCTTGCTCAACTGGAATGCCGGCAGTTGTACAAGTCTGGCTCATAAATTCTGTGCAGAATTCTACTGATTCTTCTTTAAGGTAGCTTTCTGCCATACAACCTTCAGGATAATATCGGTTTCGTACGTAGCTCTTTAGCACTTTATTGAATCGTTCGAAGGCATACATCCATCTATAAAATACCGGTCCATATAAACGCACTTCTAGGACCAAGTGGACAATAAGATGTAACATTACATCAAAAAATGATGAAGGGAATATTTTTTCTAGAtcgcataaggttattattacatctgactgCAATTTATCGAGTTTCGAGACATCGACAACTTTGCTGCATAAAGCATTAAAAAAGAAGCACAGTCGTATGATTGTGACCCTAACATTTTTTGGGAGAACGGATCGAATGGCAACAGGGAggagttgttggagaaggatATGGCAGTCATGGGACTTAAGCCCGTATATCTTCAAATCAGACATGGATACACAATTTTTTATGTTTGATCCATGTCCAGAAGGAAGTTTCATAGACAAGAATGAGTTCAACACTTTCTTTTTTTCAACCTTCGACAAAGTAAAAGGGGAAGGAGGCAGATAGGTCTTCTTTTCTCCTACTTGAGGAGCTAAATCATGTCTAACACCCATATCAATCATATCACGACGTGCCGCCTCACTATCTTTTGACTTTCGCATATTTAATAACGTCCCAAGCAGATTATCACACACATTTTTCTCGATGTGCATAACATCGAGACAGTGGCGAACATGATGATATTTCCAATATTCTAACTCAAAGAAAACAGATTTTttcttccatggacattccaccTTCTTCGACTTCTTCACCTCTTTTCCAAAACAAAAATCAATTCATTCCTGACGCGCTAACACTTATTCTCCGGAAAGGGGTTGACATGCATTCCCCAACTCTTGTTGTCCGTTAAAGGCCGCCTTCTGCCTCCTATAAGGGTGCTACCTAGGCAAATAACGGCAATGACCTTGGAAGCACATCTTCCTACTGTGACTTAAATATTTAGCCACAGTATCGTCACCACAAATTGGACAACTCTTATAACCCTTATTCACGCAGCCTGGCAAGTTTCCATATGCTGGAAAATCATTTATAGTCCACAATAAAATTGCTTTTAGAGTGAAATATGATTTACTATAGGCGTCATAAACGTTTGGTTCACCTTCTTCCCAAAGTTTTTTCAGATCATCAATCAACGGTTGTAAATAAACGTCGATGTTATTTCCCAGCTCATGTGGACCAGGAACTAAAACTGACAACATCATGAACTTCCTTTTCATGCATAACCACGGAGGAAGATTGTACGTTACCAACACTACTGGCCAGCATGTATATCGATTGACTAACCCATTAGTATGCGGGTTGATACCATCCGCTGATAAAGCCAACCTAATATTCCTAGATTCACTACCAAAGGCAGGCCACCGGTAATCGATATTCCTCCAAGAAGGAGAGTCGGCCGGATGTCGCATCTTGTCATCATTTATTCGCTGATTTGCATGCCAAGTCATGAGTTCAGCAGTAGAGGGAGATTTAAATAATCGTTTAAATCTTGGAATTATAGGAAAATACCACATGACCTTGGCTGGAACATTGACCCTAAGTTGGCCATTCTTCTGTACTTTCCAACGTGACAGCTTGCAATGAGGACACTGAGAAACATCAGAATGTATGCCCCTATACAGTATACCATCATTGGGACACGAATGAATTTTTATATACACTAGACCTAAATCGGATAAAGTTTTCTTCGCTTCATATGTGTTAGGAGGCAACACATTATCTTTGGGAAGGATCGAGCCAACTGAAGAGAGCAGCTCAGTAAAGGCAGTGTCGCTAATACCAAACCTAGCTTTCCAGTTGTGCAATTTTAACATTGACTCTAACTTTGTGCACTCGCTGCCCTCAAACAACGGTTGTTCCGCATCAACAACAAACCTCTGAAAATCATATGAATCCTTATCGTAATTACCCGAATTAAAAGccgcttcacaaacttcaacagTTTCTGATGCAACAAAGTGCTCTATAGGTTGGTCTGAAGCAGGACGTGTACTACCTATTGAAGACCTAGTACTCCTAGTAGATTTTTCttcatgccaaatccaatcaacATACCCCAAACTAAAACCATGATCGTAGATATGTCCCCTTATGATTTTGGttgagaattttttaaaattcacaCATCGACCACATGGACAAGGAATTCTTTTAGGATCTTTACAATTTTCTTCAGCGAAAATCAAGAATTCTTCGACGCCAATTTCAAATTCTAAAGAATCCCTATCTTTCGATATCCACGACTTATCCATAAATGAAAATGTATGACCAGCAATCTAGCAACCTAACCACCAGATGGTCATTTCAACATCAAAGCGAATTAATCAATACAAGTGCACATATTCAAGTGCATATAAACAAAACCAAGAAAGTCAACATTGTTTAACTAGCATAATCAATACAAATGCACATATTCAAGCGCGAATTAATAACAAACATGCCCTTAAAAAATTGAAAGATTTTACACAAATGACAACTAGTACATTCATGGCATCTCATCTATTAAAAGAGAACGATACACTAAATCTGATACATAAACAACAATCCAAATCAAATAATGTATACATAAATAATGACAGATCGGTTACTGGTGAATCCCTTCCTACATAATGtacaaaaaaaaggaaaaaagaaaacGAATAAGAATTTCTAACCTCCTTCTTGAAGTAAAATGTGCAGGCACTGTCAAATTCCGAGACTTGATGAGATAATCTGCAAATGGACAAAATCGAATTTAAAAACATACTATTACTTAAAACTTTAAACGGAAAAAAATCGGAAGATATCAACCAGAAAAGAAAAATACATGCAAATATCAAACCTAATTGATATATTTAGGCAAAcctaaatatatatacacaagaACACAAACCTAATTTATGTTAAAAAAATGCAGatttatgtaaatatatatacatgcatatttaaaacaactcaagaaaaaatataaaattagagTACAAACCTTATTTGGCTCAATGAATTTCAAAACCTGTTCAAAAAGGAAAAAACCCATTAAAATTTATGAACAAACCCTAATTGAACAAATGTAACCTAATCGAACATACGAACCTAAATGAACAAACATACCTGTTCAGAAATTCGGGTTTCTCGTAGATGGATTTTGATTAACTGATGGTGTTCTTCAATTTGGGGTTTAATTAAAACCTATGTACTTATTATAAACTGATATGGTGTGTGTGTGAGATagagagagatggaagagagagagggagagaagcagagagatggaagagagagggaaagagaaCTAGAGAGAGTGAGCTcagagagagagagcagagagagtgagagtaagagagagagcagagagagagtgagagagagacaGAAAAAATAATTAGGGGGAGAAACGGTTTTTTTTTGGTTAAGGGGGGGAATATTTGGGGAATAAGGGGGGAAAGTTTCCgcgttttttttaattttttttaagttaaccatcgacaacggttgtaaaatacaaccgatgtctataaaacaaagacatcggttatatagaaaaccgatgtctaactaacatttttcatttttgaaaaataagtatagacatcggttattttctggaccgatgtctaaaacaataagtaacatcggttttaaaataaccgatgtctaaatgaactttaacatcggtcgtctgagcaaccgatgtctaaggaccgatgtctattgacagaattCTAGTAGTGTATGTTCAAGGAATGTGAAGTTAACtttagtgaagaagagttgattatcaagtaagaaattgctcatgaggataaagagaagaaaaatgcagaagtaactcaatcttccaaaactgtaaagaagctcatggataaacaaagtcccaagacacctgtcaaagaaaccaagactggagataaaagaaagaagaaaaaaatagaaatgggaaaattgggataaataaaagaaacaatttttcttatgttgcagatgcttcaagaagaaaatatgaaaaatgtggctctgtgaatcacctaactcacctttgtaaaaaggtagttagcaagccagctgaacGAGCCtacaaatacaatgaagcagatgcaaatgatccctactcattatgtgacaagtttgattgcatcccttgcaacttgaaagtagtgaagagttgccacaaactgagagtagacctcaaagaaacaaaaattgggtctacaatagaaagggaaaatgcaaagcagtcaatgaattctattttatctgaaactactcattctacttctgctaaatcagttaacaagaagaaaatacccaacactgcttgggttgctaaacacacttaaaactcattgtgtgcagggcaaaatgaagaaagtcatatggatcatagaaagtggatgttccaggcatatgacagatgataaggccctgctatcacagtttgaggagaaggctgaccctttggtgacctttggagataacaacaaaggattcacaatgggatatggtaaaattgtttctggaaatattgtcattgatgatgtagtactggtagctgatcttgaagtgaatcttctcagtgttaagccaatttgcagacaaaggctttgaagttttattcaacaaagaagaatgcacttttatcagcagAAAAACTGGTGAAGTAGTTCTGAAAGGAGTAAGGAAATGAAGCTTATTTATTGCAGACTTGGACttaacaaataaggatggaatttgttgcttctacaccaaggcatcagaagaataaagcaagctttggcataaaaagttgtctcacctaaatttcaaggcaatcaacaccttggtcaaaaaggagttggtaagagacatgcctaaactggagtttgctcaaattaAAGTCTGTGAATCCTGTCAGAAAGGAataatgaaaagatcaaatcacaagtcaaaaactgtgaattctataagtacaCCATTgtagcttattcacatggacctgtttgggccagtaaatgtcttatctatttcaagaaacaaatatgcacttgtgatggtggatgatttatcaagatacacttgggtggaGTTCATGCACTgtaaagatgaaactccacaaatcataattgagcacatcaagaagatagaaaaacaggttgaagatcacaattgtgtaaagagattgagaagtgataatggaacttaattcagaaatgcaacattgagtgaattctgcaaaagcaaatgCATTCTTCAAGAATTCTCAgttgctagaacacctcaacaaagtggagtagttgaaagaaagaacagaatattagttgaagctgctagaacaatgttgcaagatgccaagctgccaataagtttttgggaagaggttgttaacactgcatgctatactcaaaacagatatctcattaaaaGGCTTATGtaaaatcaccttactcaatcatgtctaagagaaagcctactgtaaagcatcttcatgtattCGGAAgtaagtgttacattttgaaagacaactctgaatatgtgggaaaatttaactcaaaggtttttgaagcaatttttctgggatattcattggagagaacagcctacaaggtttatgtgattgatcaaaagaagattatggaaaacacatatatgacttttgatgatgacaagtgtcca
This sequence is a window from Apium graveolens cultivar Ventura chromosome 9, ASM990537v1, whole genome shotgun sequence. Protein-coding genes within it:
- the LOC141685592 gene encoding uncharacterized protein LOC141685592 encodes the protein MDKSWISKDRDSLEFEIGVEEFLIFAEENCKDPKRIPCPCGRCVNFKKFSTKIIRGHIYDHGFSLGYVDWIWHEEKSTRSTRSSIGSTRPASDQPIEHFVASETVEVCEAAFNSGNYDKDSYDFQRFVVDAEQPLFEGSECTKLESMLKLHNWKARFGISDTAFTELLSSVGSILPKDNVLPPNTYEAKKTLSDLGLVYIKIHSCPNDGILYRGIHSDVSQCPHCKLSRWKVQKNGQLRVNVPAKVMWYFPIIPRFKRLFKSPSTAELMTWHANQRINDDKMRHPADSPSWRNIDYRWPAFGSESRNIRLALSADGINPHTNGLVNRYTCWPVVLVTYNLPPWLCMKRKFMMLSVLVPGPHELGNNIDVYLQPLIDDLKKLWEEGEPNVYDAYSKSYFTLKAILLWTINDFPAYGNLPGCVNKGYKSCPICGDDTVAKYLSHSRKMCFQGHCRYLPR